One Paenibacillus sp. FSL H7-0737 DNA segment encodes these proteins:
- a CDS encoding sensor histidine kinase produces the protein MKRLWSNRDQRPLQSSLTLDFLLFICILFFLVIVYYLFINLDVTHMFEKNKIADPDLKVEASAYRDNLEHGIETKRLLRSGGWIEILGQDKKVIDVVGEKKDDVTQYTDNQLLNNLENGEDQAYFYSLTTRNNENESEWLLLKIPREVIDISINSDPLVEYFNHSLSYYVFLGVGMVLLLIIVYSYWVARRIRKPLRIITLGLKQMIEGNYDTRISLYAEKEFSQIGETFNYMADVIEKTTKEKRQAEESKKRMMVDLSHDLKTPITSIQGFAQALVEGRGEDEERQKRYLTYIYNKSSQVTKLIQNMVELLKIDSPDFLLRMERHELGEFIREIVADSYGEIEQKNFILQLNVPEQEVFASFDAELLSSVVHNLISNALTYNPPGTHLRVEVIPSESEVTIEIADTGVGIPEELWSTLFDPFVRGDKARSTTGGTGLGLSIAMKNTEKMGGTLHLSRGKKEPTVFTIRIPK, from the coding sequence TTGAAGCGCCTATGGAGCAATAGAGATCAACGACCTTTACAATCATCGCTGACGCTGGATTTTTTGTTATTCATCTGCATTTTGTTTTTTCTTGTGATTGTTTATTATTTGTTCATTAACCTTGATGTGACCCATATGTTCGAAAAAAATAAAATCGCTGATCCTGATTTGAAGGTTGAAGCGAGTGCCTATCGAGATAATCTGGAGCATGGGATAGAAACCAAACGGCTTCTGCGTAGCGGTGGGTGGATTGAGATCTTGGGTCAAGACAAGAAGGTCATCGACGTAGTTGGTGAGAAGAAAGACGATGTAACACAATATACCGACAACCAGCTCTTAAATAACCTGGAAAACGGAGAAGATCAGGCGTACTTCTACTCGTTGACTACACGTAATAATGAGAATGAATCAGAGTGGCTGCTTTTGAAAATCCCTAGAGAAGTTATCGACATTTCAATTAATAGTGATCCATTAGTTGAATACTTCAACCACTCGCTTTCATACTATGTTTTTTTAGGAGTTGGAATGGTTCTCTTGCTTATTATCGTGTACAGCTATTGGGTGGCACGAAGAATCAGGAAGCCGCTGCGTATTATTACGCTTGGTTTGAAGCAGATGATTGAAGGAAATTATGATACTCGTATCTCGCTATATGCAGAGAAAGAATTTTCGCAAATTGGGGAGACTTTTAATTATATGGCGGACGTAATCGAGAAGACAACGAAAGAAAAACGTCAAGCAGAAGAAAGTAAGAAACGCATGATGGTTGATCTTTCTCATGATCTGAAGACACCCATTACGAGTATACAGGGGTTTGCACAGGCGTTGGTTGAAGGCCGTGGTGAGGACGAAGAACGCCAGAAACGGTATTTAACCTATATCTATAATAAATCCTCGCAAGTGACCAAGCTGATTCAAAATATGGTGGAGCTACTTAAAATAGATTCCCCAGATTTTTTACTACGAATGGAGCGTCATGAATTGGGCGAGTTTATTCGTGAAATCGTTGCAGACTCCTATGGTGAGATTGAACAAAAGAACTTCATCCTGCAGCTGAATGTTCCTGAACAGGAAGTGTTCGCAAGCTTCGATGCGGAGCTACTCTCGAGTGTAGTTCATAATTTGATCTCCAATGCTTTGACCTATAATCCGCCAGGCACTCATCTACGAGTGGAGGTTATCCCCTCGGAGAGCGAGGTTACTATTGAAATTGCAGATACCGGAGTAGGCATTCCTGAAGAGCTTTGGTCAACGCTTTTTGATCCGTTTGTTCGAGGAGATAAAGCGCGGTCAACTACAGGTGGAACGGGTCTTGGTTTATCCATTGCTATGAAAAATACAGAGAAGATGGGTGGAACGCTTCATCTCAGTCGCGGAAAGAAGGAACCAACGGTATTCACTATACGTATTCCCAAATAA
- a CDS encoding response regulator transcription factor, producing MYTILIADDEAEIVELLRLYLEKEYNIVEANSGTEALMQVQNQKIDLAILDIMMPGLDGLQLLKKIREFHHFPVLFLSAKSEHYDKILGLELGADDYISKPFNPLEIVARAGALLRRVHHFDAQIIEEKAAEQIVLGELRLDQSQCLLYRSGEPVVLTSTEYKILELMMKQPGRVFTRKKIYEAVWEDFYVYEDNSIMVHISNIREKIEEDSKKPVYLKTIRGLGYKIEAPMEQ from the coding sequence GTGTATACAATTCTAATCGCAGATGATGAAGCAGAAATTGTGGAATTGTTGAGATTATATTTAGAGAAAGAGTACAACATTGTGGAAGCGAACAGTGGGACTGAAGCGTTAATGCAAGTGCAGAACCAAAAAATTGATTTAGCGATTCTTGATATTATGATGCCTGGTCTAGATGGACTGCAATTATTGAAGAAAATTCGTGAGTTCCATCATTTCCCGGTGTTGTTTTTATCTGCAAAAAGCGAACATTACGACAAAATACTGGGACTTGAACTCGGTGCCGACGATTATATTTCTAAACCGTTTAATCCATTGGAAATTGTAGCTCGTGCAGGAGCTTTACTGCGGCGGGTACATCATTTTGACGCACAGATTATTGAAGAAAAGGCAGCTGAACAAATTGTGTTGGGAGAATTGAGGCTGGATCAAAGCCAGTGTCTGCTCTATCGTTCAGGAGAACCCGTCGTTCTTACTTCTACTGAGTACAAAATTCTGGAATTAATGATGAAACAACCGGGTCGGGTCTTTACACGAAAAAAAATATATGAGGCGGTATGGGAAGATTTCTATGTGTACGAGGATAATAGTATCATGGTACATATCAGTAATATCCGGGAAAAGATCGAGGAAGATTCCAAAAAGCCGGTTTATTTAAAGACTATTAGAGGGCTGGGATACAAAATTGAAGCGCCTATGGAGCAATAG
- a CDS encoding DegV family protein, which translates to MAIKIITDSGSDLPLDYMEKYNVSVVHLPVHFGHELMPADTDTKTFYAKMSESKELPTTASPSPNQFLETFRQVEEGTDIMVICMSSNISSTYQTAMIAMEMYQEEGHTNAIEVIDSKTFSGGLSLIVGLAAKWSQTCSSLQELKDKVLQQMDEVRAYFTLDTLENVMKGGRLSRISGAVASVLNIKLLLKISEEGTVEVVEKTRGLPKALNRLLAHLDEKQHDYEKAVIAIVHSNCEKLALEIKERILQKHPFKEVLLSSMGPVMGTYAGEGGIGVAF; encoded by the coding sequence ATGGCAATCAAGATCATAACAGATAGCGGTTCTGACCTACCCCTTGACTACATGGAGAAGTATAATGTTTCCGTGGTCCATCTACCGGTTCATTTTGGGCATGAGTTAATGCCTGCGGATACGGATACGAAAACCTTTTATGCTAAAATGAGTGAATCCAAGGAGCTACCTACTACGGCAAGTCCAAGTCCAAACCAATTCCTTGAGACATTCAGGCAAGTAGAGGAAGGTACTGACATTATGGTCATTTGTATGTCCTCTAATATTAGTAGCACTTATCAGACGGCTATGATCGCTATGGAAATGTACCAAGAAGAAGGACACACCAATGCGATAGAGGTTATAGATTCCAAGACCTTTTCTGGCGGGTTGTCGCTGATCGTGGGCCTTGCGGCGAAGTGGTCACAGACTTGTTCAAGTCTGCAGGAACTGAAGGACAAGGTGCTTCAGCAAATGGATGAAGTTCGCGCATATTTTACACTGGATACACTTGAGAATGTAATGAAGGGCGGACGTCTAAGCCGTATATCAGGAGCGGTTGCTTCCGTGCTAAATATCAAACTACTGCTTAAAATCAGCGAAGAGGGTACTGTTGAGGTAGTGGAGAAGACCCGGGGTCTTCCAAAGGCATTAAACCGACTGCTTGCGCATTTGGATGAGAAGCAGCATGACTACGAGAAGGCTGTTATCGCTATAGTACACAGTAACTGTGAGAAGCTTGCACTTGAGATCAAAGAACGCATCTTACAAAAGCACCCGTTCAAAGAAGTTTTACTCTCAAGTATGGGACCTGTAATGGGAACCTATGCGGGTGAAGGTGGAATTGGTGTTGCTTTTTAA
- a CDS encoding MFS transporter codes for MSIFKSHNEQNTGQSVDKHALIFGLISVFLCGIGFSIIMPVVPFLVQPYTSSPGEQAIVVTMLTSVYAVCVFFAAPVLGALSDKYGRRPLLLVCLLGSAVGYLVFGIGGALWVLFAGRIIEGITGGSISTIFAYFADIIPSQQRTKYFGWVSAVVGVGTVIGPTIGGLLAKFGYSVPLYFGAIITLLNVVYGFFFMPESLAKKNRLKEITFVRLNPFSQLANLLSMKNLNRLLVSAFLLWIPNGSLQAVFSQFTMDTFSWKPALIGLMFSIMGLQDIISQGLIMPKLLKKLSDKRIAILGMASEIIGYSFIALSALFSFYPLFIAGMFIFGFGDSIFGPSFNGMLSKSVDSSEQGRIQGGSQSIQALARMIGPIIGGQIYVSLGHAAPAFMGMILIAAAILVLYKRPDVIM; via the coding sequence ATGTCCATATTTAAATCACACAATGAACAGAACACAGGACAATCCGTAGATAAACACGCATTAATATTCGGTCTTATCTCTGTGTTTCTTTGCGGAATAGGCTTTAGTATCATAATGCCTGTCGTCCCATTCTTAGTGCAGCCTTATACTAGCAGTCCGGGAGAACAAGCAATAGTTGTTACGATGCTGACCTCGGTATATGCAGTCTGTGTATTTTTTGCAGCCCCCGTACTTGGAGCTTTGAGCGACAAATATGGCCGGCGTCCATTACTCTTAGTATGCCTGTTGGGTTCCGCCGTCGGGTACTTGGTTTTTGGCATAGGAGGAGCTCTATGGGTACTATTTGCTGGACGTATAATCGAAGGGATAACAGGCGGGAGCATAAGCACGATCTTTGCATATTTTGCAGACATCATTCCTTCACAGCAGAGAACCAAATACTTCGGATGGGTGAGTGCAGTTGTAGGTGTTGGCACCGTCATTGGCCCAACGATTGGCGGATTACTTGCTAAGTTTGGTTATTCTGTTCCCTTGTATTTTGGAGCAATCATAACTTTATTAAATGTTGTTTATGGATTCTTTTTTATGCCAGAGAGCCTTGCCAAGAAGAATAGACTGAAGGAGATTACCTTTGTAAGACTGAATCCATTTTCACAGCTTGCAAACTTACTTTCCATGAAAAACTTAAATAGGCTGCTAGTCTCAGCGTTTTTACTCTGGATTCCTAACGGATCTTTACAGGCAGTATTTTCTCAATTTACGATGGATACTTTCAGCTGGAAGCCTGCACTAATCGGACTTATGTTTTCGATTATGGGTCTCCAAGACATCATTTCACAAGGTTTGATCATGCCAAAGCTGTTGAAGAAGCTTAGTGATAAACGTATAGCAATTCTTGGAATGGCTTCGGAAATTATCGGTTACAGTTTTATTGCGTTATCTGCGTTGTTCTCATTCTATCCTCTTTTTATCGCTGGAATGTTTATATTTGGCTTTGGGGATTCGATTTTTGGGCCTTCATTTAACGGGATGCTTTCCAAATCTGTCGATTCTAGTGAACAAGGTAGGATTCAAGGAGGTAGCCAATCTATTCAGGCTTTAGCAAGAATGATTGGGCCTATCATTGGAGGTCAGATTTATGTATCACTAGGCCATGCCGCACCCGCATTTATGGGGATGATCCTTATAGCAGCAGCCATACTCGTTTTGTATAAGCGTCCGGATGTAATTATGTAA
- a CDS encoding MarR family transcriptional regulator, with protein MNKEDQILTGVRDLYNKMVWLNKDKMEASLKGYTSSEVHCIEYIEKNVDSNVTKLAESFFMTRGAISKLTKKLIEKGLIESYQKSDNKKEIYFRLTEQGKVIYKIHENLHKEFQERDKAVFAQITEEQFDSMLSFVEKYSSHLDAEIKKQGKDIKSE; from the coding sequence ATGAACAAAGAAGATCAGATCCTAACGGGTGTCAGGGACCTATATAATAAGATGGTTTGGCTTAACAAAGATAAGATGGAAGCAAGTCTTAAGGGTTATACATCTTCCGAAGTACATTGTATTGAATACATTGAAAAAAATGTAGATTCCAACGTAACAAAACTTGCGGAGTCCTTTTTTATGACTCGCGGTGCTATAAGTAAATTAACTAAGAAACTCATAGAAAAAGGCCTGATCGAAAGCTACCAGAAGTCGGATAACAAAAAAGAAATCTATTTTAGGCTTACTGAGCAAGGAAAAGTAATTTATAAAATCCATGAGAACCTTCACAAAGAGTTTCAAGAGCGGGATAAAGCCGTCTTTGCGCAGATAACCGAGGAACAATTTGATAGTATGCTTAGTTTCGTGGAAAAGTATAGTAGTCATTTGGATGCGGAAATAAAGAAACAGGGTAAAGATATTAAATCGGAATAA
- a CDS encoding FusB/FusC family EF-G-binding protein, with protein sequence MNTPFIRNHQYNFIKKQTDFLLKTLRTVADRRVLETVRYRSSLNVLEAFSTLSDSQQQLLQQISAFETAYDFQKYLSGLEPYLEPFPQITPKQIQKLFPKNKKLKVPDLSAIDFRYMTYLSWIDIATNKLFIVYPFEGQFIGIEGRMTPMNKKGYCLFCNRQQQLAFFTVKTRLAKSSPDDYSSIGQYICIESQECNHRITDTAALERFILSTRA encoded by the coding sequence ATGAATACACCATTTATTAGAAACCATCAATATAATTTTATTAAAAAACAAACAGACTTCCTTCTAAAAACACTGCGAACTGTAGCGGATCGAAGAGTCTTGGAGACGGTAAGATATCGTTCATCGTTGAATGTATTAGAAGCTTTTTCAACACTAAGTGATAGTCAGCAACAGTTGCTGCAACAAATATCTGCCTTTGAGACTGCATACGATTTTCAGAAGTATCTTAGTGGATTAGAGCCTTATTTAGAACCTTTTCCACAGATTACACCGAAACAGATTCAGAAGTTATTCCCTAAGAATAAGAAGCTGAAGGTACCTGATTTATCAGCAATCGACTTTCGATATATGACATATTTGAGCTGGATAGATATTGCTACCAATAAACTATTTATTGTATATCCGTTCGAAGGGCAGTTTATCGGTATTGAGGGTAGAATGACACCAATGAACAAGAAGGGGTATTGCCTGTTCTGTAATCGGCAGCAGCAGCTCGCCTTCTTTACGGTCAAGACCAGGCTTGCAAAATCTTCGCCGGATGATTACTCCTCCATTGGCCAATATATTTGCATAGAGAGCCAAGAATGTAATCATAGGATTACGGATACAGCAGCGTTAGAGAGATTCATTCTCTCCACTCGTGCATAA
- a CDS encoding PHP domain-containing protein, whose translation MNIDLHTHGKLSKKSTFSPEYFAEMMFEAKANGLQAVALTEHFNTSNFFAMYETLDQTYPYNGHYYDVNGLKLFPGMEVDIAETGHILLIGLKENVLAVRALLDEHTQEGDFIPFKDLLDMADEHNLWKIGAHPFRTSTPLHQLDPELLRRLDAFDFNAKDIYMQGAETYKNLITPFAEKLGVPVIAGSDSHQCLQYGSVLNRLNITCSTVEELKETIKQGNYEIELSPCLHTKVKASVMMKKLLKQLIGEAPSRDDAEVGNVV comes from the coding sequence ATGAATATTGATCTGCATACCCACGGTAAATTATCTAAGAAATCGACCTTTTCCCCTGAATATTTTGCTGAAATGATGTTTGAGGCGAAAGCGAATGGATTACAGGCAGTAGCTTTGACCGAGCACTTTAACACTTCTAATTTCTTTGCGATGTATGAGACGCTGGACCAGACTTATCCTTATAACGGACATTATTATGATGTAAACGGACTTAAACTGTTTCCAGGTATGGAGGTGGATATCGCGGAGACAGGTCATATCCTGCTGATCGGTCTTAAGGAGAATGTTCTAGCAGTTCGCGCTTTACTGGATGAACATACGCAGGAGGGGGATTTTATTCCTTTCAAGGATCTGCTGGACATGGCTGACGAACATAACCTTTGGAAAATCGGAGCTCATCCTTTCCGTACTTCTACGCCTTTACATCAACTGGACCCGGAGCTGCTTCGGAGATTAGATGCTTTTGATTTCAATGCAAAGGATATTTACATGCAGGGGGCAGAGACTTATAAGAACCTGATCACACCATTTGCTGAAAAGCTTGGTGTACCTGTGATTGCCGGTAGTGATAGTCATCAATGTCTGCAATATGGGAGTGTTCTGAATCGGTTGAATATTACCTGCTCGACGGTTGAGGAATTGAAAGAAACCATTAAGCAAGGAAACTACGAAATTGAGCTTTCGCCTTGTCTTCACACCAAAGTGAAAGCTTCGGTCATGATGAAGAAACTTTTGAAGCAGCTCATTGGTGAAGCACCTTCCAGAGATGATGCAGAGGTTGGCAACGTGGTCTAG
- a CDS encoding energy-coupling factor transporter transmembrane component T family protein yields the protein MEAVKRALDRISVEQIKLELLGTAYNSSSTFLGRLDPRTLLLWYLFFAIVPWFVHNRTVLLGMFVLMVLTTVLSRVSPYIIFILCLGLISQIGWMFILSLFFGGGIESLLPMLTLTLKLSVISLASITVFSSLDPERLSDGLLSLGIPDTFAFSLSYGYRILPTLLEEFHQILLSFRLRGQRPLQHGLLYWRTATYYLRIVILAFYPLMLNTAKRSRTTIEALETRGFSYGLNNKKVKKIKLSYLKMKRSDWYFLSGSTVYVILLFWIGYLYPKLVY from the coding sequence ATGGAAGCCGTTAAACGGGCACTTGACCGTATATCTGTAGAACAAATTAAACTGGAACTCTTAGGGACTGCTTATAACAGCAGCAGTACTTTTCTGGGGAGGCTCGACCCGCGAACGCTGCTACTTTGGTATTTGTTCTTTGCCATTGTGCCTTGGTTTGTACATAACCGTACAGTTCTCTTAGGGATGTTCGTGCTTATGGTCTTAACGACTGTCCTCTCCCGAGTCAGCCCATACATTATTTTTATATTGTGTCTGGGATTAATCAGCCAAATTGGGTGGATGTTCATCCTGTCTCTCTTTTTCGGCGGAGGAATTGAATCGTTGCTGCCTATGTTGACGCTGACACTTAAGCTTTCAGTGATATCACTAGCGAGTATTACGGTGTTCTCCAGTCTCGATCCGGAAAGACTTAGCGACGGCCTGCTATCCTTAGGGATTCCTGATACATTTGCTTTCAGCTTATCTTATGGTTATCGTATTTTGCCTACGTTATTGGAGGAATTCCATCAGATTTTGTTATCCTTCAGACTGAGAGGGCAACGACCGCTGCAACATGGTTTGTTGTATTGGAGAACAGCAACGTATTATTTGCGCATTGTGATCCTGGCTTTTTATCCACTCATGCTAAACACCGCTAAACGTTCCCGGACTACGATCGAGGCGCTTGAGACTAGGGGATTTAGCTACGGTCTGAATAATAAGAAAGTGAAGAAGATCAAGTTATCTTATTTGAAAATGAAGCGGTCCGACTGGTACTTTTTATCCGGATCCACCGTTTATGTTATTTTGCTTTTCTGGATCGGCTACCTCTACCCTAAACTGGTGTATTAA
- a CDS encoding ABC transporter ATP-binding protein yields MRNSILELNGVTFTYPGAEQPVLQEVSLRLEEGDFIAIIGSNGSGKSTLCKCFNGLIPHYYTGDFTGEVTICGQPADGKSVAELSKHIGYVYQDFENQLVRPTVLDDVSFTPLNYGFADYKERGERALALTGLSDLRNEFIWQLSGGQKHLLALAGALAMDPEILVIDEPVAQLDPQHARHIYDILRRLNEEHGKTIVVIEHHAEFIADYCKHVVLMDKGRMRWQKPVREALSSVKELLELGIYPPDVTRAAWLLQSDARLTQFLPLSAEEGNAHMILRQHAIQRNDPSDYMKEQSLTVIREEKSVVQMENVHLSYRTIHKTKHPVLNGVQLDLRQGESIALIGNNGAGKSSLMKLIAGIVRPTAGTINVKGITVNGLPPERLSGTVAYVFQNPEEMFIEDSVRKEISYYLKARKIADTEERVEEMLRAFRLSELAERDARLLSGGQQRRVSLAIGAAVRPAVMLLDEPTANLDISTKQEMVHVLDTLRSHVETVVIATHDMQLVSEWATRIIVMHQGRIIADGTKDEIFADGLLLRRAGLAQTQLMELSRMLGLPEICSSLEEFVSLVEVKKEVTAIHGSR; encoded by the coding sequence ATGCGTAATTCAATACTCGAACTGAACGGAGTTACCTTTACTTATCCAGGAGCCGAACAACCTGTACTGCAAGAAGTATCCTTGCGGCTAGAAGAAGGAGATTTCATTGCTATTATCGGCAGTAATGGTTCGGGAAAATCCACGCTGTGTAAATGCTTTAATGGCCTGATTCCTCATTATTACACAGGGGACTTCACTGGAGAGGTGACGATCTGTGGACAACCGGCGGATGGGAAAAGTGTAGCTGAGCTTTCCAAGCATATAGGGTATGTTTATCAGGATTTTGAGAATCAATTGGTGCGTCCGACGGTTCTTGATGATGTGTCGTTTACGCCACTCAATTATGGATTTGCCGATTACAAGGAACGGGGAGAGCGAGCACTGGCACTAACCGGACTTAGTGATTTAAGAAATGAATTCATCTGGCAATTGAGTGGCGGGCAAAAACATTTGCTCGCTTTAGCCGGAGCACTAGCGATGGATCCAGAAATTCTGGTCATTGATGAACCGGTAGCTCAGCTGGATCCGCAGCATGCCCGCCATATCTATGATATTTTGCGCCGTTTGAATGAGGAGCATGGGAAGACCATTGTAGTGATCGAACATCATGCGGAATTTATTGCAGACTATTGTAAGCATGTTGTCCTGATGGATAAGGGGAGAATGCGCTGGCAGAAGCCGGTGCGTGAAGCCCTCTCATCTGTAAAAGAACTGCTGGAGCTGGGCATTTATCCCCCCGATGTGACTCGGGCAGCTTGGCTGTTGCAATCTGATGCGCGGCTAACCCAATTCCTTCCCTTGAGTGCTGAAGAAGGGAACGCCCACATGATATTACGGCAGCATGCGATCCAGAGAAATGATCCATCTGACTATATGAAGGAGCAGTCCCTTACTGTAATTCGGGAAGAGAAGAGTGTCGTTCAGATGGAGAATGTACACCTCTCATACCGTACGATTCATAAGACGAAGCATCCAGTCTTGAATGGTGTTCAGTTAGATCTGCGGCAGGGTGAGTCTATCGCTCTTATTGGCAACAACGGAGCGGGTAAATCTTCATTGATGAAGCTGATCGCTGGGATTGTTAGGCCTACAGCAGGAACCATTAATGTCAAGGGGATAACCGTGAACGGGCTACCACCTGAGCGTCTCTCCGGTACCGTAGCATATGTATTTCAGAATCCAGAGGAAATGTTTATTGAGGATTCTGTACGCAAAGAAATTTCTTATTATTTGAAGGCGCGGAAGATAGCGGATACGGAAGAGAGAGTAGAAGAAATGCTGAGGGCATTCCGACTCAGTGAATTAGCAGAACGTGACGCTCGTCTCCTGAGTGGAGGTCAGCAGCGCCGGGTGTCGCTGGCCATAGGTGCCGCTGTTCGGCCTGCCGTCATGCTGCTTGATGAACCTACGGCAAATCTGGATATTTCGACCAAACAAGAAATGGTTCATGTGCTGGATACACTTCGCAGTCATGTTGAGACAGTGGTGATCGCGACACATGATATGCAGCTTGTGTCTGAATGGGCGACTAGGATTATCGTTATGCATCAAGGCAGGATTATTGCTGACGGAACGAAAGATGAAATCTTCGCTGACGGACTTCTATTACGGAGGGCAGGTCTGGCTCAGACACAATTGATGGAGCTGAGTCGTATGCTCGGTTTGCCCGAAATTTGCAGCAGCTTAGAGGAATTCGTAAGTCTAGTGGAAGTGAAAAAGGAGGTAACTGCAATCCATGGAAGCCGTTAA
- a CDS encoding MurR/RpiR family transcriptional regulator: MYKDWNRRAFSPNQRIIADFIQKNEQRVVYMTEQEMADELQLSIASVSRFWKAAGYKHAKDFKSRLRFRFESTPSIKMRDAMQRSDDSSLPQVLLDNCLHHLQETRRYLSDEALQRAVDALSTARIVYVYSPGPCAGLAELMIYRMARFGIQMKKMAPSGHELLETLMHADQKDVLLVFGFVQLLPEIEVILDHAREANYQVILITDRLVYPRSQDADIVLYAGRGEVWEFHSMVGPTYIIENLILGVGLVNRESSLSKLDKLQQLRAQYGGRLPRS, translated from the coding sequence TTGTATAAGGATTGGAATCGTCGCGCTTTCTCACCAAATCAACGAATTATTGCTGACTTCATTCAAAAAAATGAGCAACGTGTGGTCTACATGACCGAACAGGAAATGGCAGATGAGCTTCAATTAAGTATCGCCTCCGTCTCACGGTTCTGGAAAGCGGCTGGATACAAGCATGCCAAGGATTTCAAGAGCCGACTCCGTTTCCGCTTCGAGTCTACTCCTTCCATAAAAATGCGTGATGCCATGCAAAGATCGGATGATAGTTCACTCCCTCAAGTGCTGCTGGACAATTGCTTACATCATCTGCAAGAAACACGCCGCTATTTAAGCGACGAGGCGCTGCAGCGCGCAGTGGATGCTCTGTCGACAGCACGAATTGTGTATGTATATAGCCCTGGTCCGTGTGCTGGACTGGCAGAGCTGATGATCTATCGTATGGCACGTTTTGGAATACAGATGAAAAAAATGGCCCCCAGCGGTCACGAACTGCTAGAGACCTTAATGCACGCTGATCAAAAAGATGTATTGCTTGTCTTTGGATTCGTTCAACTGTTACCTGAAATCGAAGTGATTCTGGACCATGCACGTGAAGCTAATTACCAGGTCATCCTGATCACCGATAGACTCGTGTATCCTCGATCCCAAGATGCAGACATTGTACTGTATGCCGGAAGAGGTGAGGTTTGGGAGTTTCACTCCATGGTCGGTCCCACGTATATTATCGAGAATCTGATTCTTGGGGTAGGCTTAGTAAACAGGGAGAGTAGTCTGAGTAAGCTGGACAAATTGCAGCAGCTAAGGGCGCAATATGGAGGGAGGCTTCCGAGAAGCTAG
- a CDS encoding SOS response-associated peptidase, producing MCQRFSLAAELQDIRDHFEIKRVMYYYKDRYNISPTQDMPVVLQQDGERILDEFRWGFVPYWGKDAINADLRNVHQNPTYRKMVDKQRCIIPCNGFYYWKKEGKKTYPVRVVMNNRSMFGVAGLYEIWRDTRGEPLRTCSLVMTDANPLISEFESRMPAILSPQDITRWLDEETNDLEALNPILRPYSADEMQVYPVTPMISNNRNDSADCIREMDLNESWVKP from the coding sequence ATGTGTCAACGTTTTTCTCTGGCGGCCGAACTACAAGACATTAGGGATCATTTTGAAATCAAACGGGTGATGTACTACTATAAAGACCGCTATAATATTAGTCCCACACAGGATATGCCTGTTGTATTACAGCAGGATGGTGAGCGAATTCTGGATGAGTTCCGCTGGGGCTTCGTTCCTTATTGGGGTAAAGATGCGATCAATGCGGATCTCCGAAATGTGCATCAGAATCCAACCTATCGCAAGATGGTGGACAAGCAGCGCTGTATTATCCCTTGTAATGGATTTTACTATTGGAAAAAAGAAGGCAAAAAGACTTATCCAGTTCGGGTAGTCATGAATAATCGCAGTATGTTCGGAGTGGCTGGTCTATACGAAATTTGGCGGGATACGCGCGGGGAGCCTCTTCGCACCTGCTCTCTGGTCATGACAGATGCCAATCCACTGATTAGCGAATTTGAGAGCCGGATGCCGGCGATTTTGTCCCCACAGGATATCACTCGATGGCTTGATGAGGAGACAAATGATCTGGAAGCACTGAATCCGATTCTGCGGCCTTATTCAGCAGATGAAATGCAGGTGTACCCGGTCACACCAATGATTAGTAACAACAGGAATGACTCGGCTGATTGTATTCGGGAAATGGATCTGAACGAATCCTGGGTAAAGCCCTGA